One window of the Acinetobacter equi genome contains the following:
- a CDS encoding alpha/beta hydrolase: MKLMYKQKILILCLSSIIALSGCEINDENTNINPPITEETNHYIGTFVSERPYTLDSLDNAQSMKVMDYTMPNINGDTITTSAFVFFPKTPKPTGGYKVVVWQHGTLGVGNDCAPTANPMNVRFKNPLAKSLLDAGYVVIAPDYEGLGSVGIHPYLNVESQAKSSIAAVQAAQVYYAHLLSKEWMTVGQSQGGQASLGTAEYITQYPDAGYKGAVAGAPASGLENIAQNIGATLAAIEAQEKAAGLSIAERENGSIHALATLMTYGAFFTTSLKAIDPRFDQLSLYESDRLKNMVALAEGATGEEGLCLENSFNPENGLRNRFKRDISSYLTENPDKSINDYNSLNMDRFMASEVVAQSIRNSKIGDIAMNTPIMIIQGTEDIEVPFAVTDALQQKYRSMGVDVTFVPAEGAIHTQAIVDKNNDLLTFIQSKMPAQ, from the coding sequence ATGAAATTAATGTATAAACAAAAAATTCTTATTCTCTGTCTAAGCTCAATCATTGCTCTAAGTGGGTGTGAAATTAATGATGAAAATACAAATATAAATCCACCAATTACAGAGGAAACAAATCACTATATTGGTACTTTTGTATCGGAACGCCCATACACTCTAGATTCGTTAGATAACGCTCAATCTATGAAGGTAATGGACTATACAATGCCAAATATCAATGGTGATACCATAACAACATCAGCATTTGTATTTTTTCCAAAAACACCTAAGCCTACAGGTGGTTATAAAGTTGTGGTATGGCAACATGGTACGCTAGGCGTTGGAAATGATTGTGCCCCAACTGCAAACCCAATGAATGTTCGCTTTAAAAACCCATTGGCAAAAAGCTTATTGGATGCTGGTTATGTAGTCATTGCACCCGATTATGAAGGGTTAGGTTCTGTTGGTATACACCCTTATTTAAATGTAGAAAGTCAAGCGAAATCATCTATTGCAGCAGTTCAAGCAGCTCAAGTTTATTATGCTCATCTTCTAAGTAAAGAATGGATGACTGTTGGACAATCTCAAGGTGGACAAGCATCATTAGGGACAGCTGAATATATTACACAATATCCCGATGCTGGTTATAAAGGTGCAGTAGCTGGGGCACCTGCATCTGGTTTAGAAAATATTGCTCAAAATATTGGTGCGACACTTGCAGCAATTGAAGCTCAAGAAAAGGCAGCAGGTTTAAGTATTGCTGAACGTGAAAATGGCAGTATTCATGCTTTAGCAACATTAATGACATATGGTGCATTTTTTACAACAAGTCTCAAAGCAATTGATCCTCGTTTTGATCAATTAAGCTTGTATGAAAGTGATCGTCTTAAAAATATGGTTGCCTTAGCCGAAGGAGCAACGGGTGAAGAAGGCTTATGTTTAGAAAATAGTTTTAACCCAGAAAATGGATTACGTAACCGTTTTAAACGAGATATATCTAGCTATTTAACTGAAAATCCAGATAAATCGATTAATGATTATAATAGCTTAAATATGGATCGTTTTATGGCTAGCGAAGTTGTTGCTCAATCTATCCGTAATAGTAAAATTGGTGATATTGCCATGAATACTCCAATTATGATTATTCAAGGTACGGAAGATATTGAAGTGCCTTTTGCAGTAACAGATGCATTACAGCAAAAATATAGATCTATGGGTGTTGATGTAACATTTGTGCCTGCTGAAGGTGCAATTCATACTCAAGCGATTGTAGACAAAAATAATGATCTACTTACATTTATTCAAAGTAAAATGCCTGCGCAATAA